In Ovis aries strain OAR_USU_Benz2616 breed Rambouillet chromosome 8, ARS-UI_Ramb_v3.0, whole genome shotgun sequence, a single window of DNA contains:
- the TSPYL1 gene encoding testis-specific Y-encoded-like protein 1 — protein sequence MSCPDRGERTPLLETHSLTPSDCAAGAPDPPRCLKTEASQVMAETGEGYFEAVALPPPQLPEEEGAPPTAPLDPGCAGTFQIRGGGDGGYVAPEAGLEPAPPPTEGLETASVSLATEDSLGNGRQPGEPQGLSREKPLETCGAEKLGSDLMAEAKAEEVKTEEGPVFSVAVDEEVVGKEGAKEEEGVEQGMEVEERPVGEEIEMVENRVVEEAGHRPLRMDLRMNPLEAIQLELDTVNAQADRAFQQLEHKFGRMRRHYLERRNYIIQNIPGFWVTAFRNHPQLSPMIRGQDAEMLRYITNLEVKELRHPRTGCKFKFFFRRNPYFRNKLIVKEYEVRASGRVVSLSTPIIWRRGHEPQSFIRRNQEVVCNFFTWFSDHSLPESDRIAEIIKEDLWPNPLQYYLLREGVRRARRRPIREPVEIPRPFGFQSG from the coding sequence ATGAGCTGCCCAGACCGGGGCGAGAGGACCCCTCTCCTTGAAACCCACAGCCTCACCCCATCCGACTGTGCCGCCGGAGCTCCGGACCCTCCCCGGTGCCTGAAAACAGAGGCGTCACAGGTGATGGCGGAGACGGGTGAGGGGTATTTCGAGGCCGTCGCGCTCCCGCCACCCCAGCTTCCAGAGGAGGAAGGCGCACCCCCAACTGCTCCCCTAGATCCAGGCTGTGCCGGTACGTTCCAGATCCGAGGCGGTGGGGATGGCGGTTACGTAGCGCCCGAAGCGGGGCTAGAGCCGGCTCCGCCTCCTACGGAGGGCCTGGAAACGGCGTCTGTGTCCCTGGCAACGGAGGATAGCCTGGGAAATGGCCGTCAGCCCGGAGAGCCGCAGGGCTTGAGTCGAGAGAAGCCGCTAGAAACTTGTGGCGCGGAGAAGTTGGGGTCTGACTTGATGGCGGAGGCGAAGGCTGAGGAAGTGAAGACTGAAGAGGGCCCTGTCTTCTCGGTCGCAGTGGATGAGGAGgtggtggggaaggaaggagcgaaggaggaggagggagtggagCAGGGAATGGAGGTGGAGGAGAGGCCAGTCGgtgaagaaatagaaatggtGGAGAACAGAGTGGTGGAGGAGGCGGGGCATCGGCCCCTGCGTATGGATCTCCGCATGAACCCGCTGGAGGCCATCCAACTGGAACTGGACACTGTGAACGCTCAGGCTGACCGGGCCTTTCAACAACTAGAGCATAAATTCGGGCGGATGCGTCGACACTACCTGGAGCGGAGGAACTACATCATTCAGAATATCCCGGGCTTCTGGGTCACTGCCTTTCGGAACCACCCCCAGTTGTCTCCCATGATTAGAGGCCAAGATGCAGAGATGTTAAGATACATAACCAATTTGGAGGTGAAGGAGCTCAGACACCCGCGAACAGGCTGCAAGTTCAAGTTCTTCTTTCGGAGAAACCCATATTTTCGAAACAAGCTGATTGTCAAAGAATATGAGGTCAGAGCCTCTGGCAGAGTAGTGTCTCTTTCCACTCCAATCATATGGCGCCGGGGCCATGAACCCCAGTCCTTCATTCGCAGGAACCAAGAGGTCGTGTGCAATTTCTTCACCTGGTTTTCAGACCACAGCCTTCCAGAGTCTGACAGGATTGCTGAAATTATCAAAGAGGACCTGTGGCCAAATCCACTGCAGTACTACTTGCTGCGTGAAGGAGTCCGTAGAGCCAGACGTCGCCCAATAAGGGAGCCCGTGGAGATCCCCAGGCCCTTTGGATTCCAGTCTGGTTAA
- the TSPYL4 gene encoding testis-specific Y-encoded-like protein 4 — translation MSGLDEGDSFPIAKSCSPATPDHAPGHPDLKQCQGEETEATSVMADTGEGGLETAAEGGAAQDPAVCGLALRIRVAGSRGRVATKAGQKEAPASTEGLEAASASTSVGADNSQENGCQRRELRSPAIEKALEACGAGSLGAQMLPRAKAKEMTKKCAVSAAGEKEGVTEAVVEGKKVMQKEKKVVGGAKEETRARAPKINNCMDSLEAIDQELSNVNAQADRAFLQLERKFGRMRRLHMQRRSFIIQNIPGFWVTAFRNHPQLSPMISGQDEDMMRYMINLEVEELKHPRAGCKFKFIFQSNPYFRNEGLVKEYERRSSGRVVSLSTPIRWHRGQDPQSHIHRNREGNTIPSFFNWFSDHSLLEFDRIAEIIKAELWPNPLQYYLMGDGPRRGFRDPARQPVESSRTFRFQSG, via the coding sequence ATGAGCGGCCTGGATGAGGGCGACAGCTTCCCTATCGCTAAATCCTGCAGCCCCGCTACTCCCGACCATGCCCCGGGACATCCGGACCTCAAGCAGTGTCAGGGCGAGGAAACCGAGGCGACCTCGGTGATGGCGGACACAGGTGAGGGCGGCTTGGAGACTGCCGCAGAGGGAGGCGCGGCCCAGGACCCCGCGGTCTGTGGCCTTGCGCTCCGCATTCGAGTTGCTGGGAGTCGCGGCCGCGTAGCGACCAAAGCGGGCCAGAAAGAGGCTCCGGCTTCCACGGAGGGCCTGGAAGCAGCCTCTGCCTCTACCTCGGTGGGAGCCGACAATAGCCAGGAAAATGGCTGTCAGCGTAGAGAGCTACGCAGCCCTGCAATCGAGAAGGCTCTAGAAGCCTGTGGCGCAGGGAGCTTGGGGGCTCAGATGTTGCCTAGAGCGAAGGCCAAGGAAATGACGAAAAAGTGCGCTGTTTCTGCGGCAGGGGAAAAGGAGGGAGTAACAGAGGCGGTGGTAGAGGGAAAGAAGGTtatgcagaaggaaaaaaaggtggTAGGAGGCGCGAAAGAGGAGACCCGGGCCAGAGCCCCGAAGATCAATAACTGCATGGATTCGCTGGAGGCCATCGATCAGGAACTGTCAAATGTAAATGCCCAGGCTGACAGAGCTTTCCTTCAGCTGGAGCGCAAGTTTGGCCGTATGCGGAGGCTGCATATGCAGCGCAGAAGTTTCATTATCCAGAATATCCCAGGTTTCTGGGTCACTGCCTTTCGCAACCACCCGCAGCTGTCACCTATGATCAGTGGCCAAGATGAAGACATGATGAGGTACATGATCAATTTGGAAGTGGAGGAGCTTAAACACCCCAGAGCAGGCTGCAAATTCAAGTTCATCTTTCAGAGCAACCCCTACTTCCGAAACGAGGGGCTTGTCAAGGAGTATGAGCGCAGATCCTCTGGCCGGGTGGTGTCTCTTTCCACTCCAATCCGCTGGCACAGGGGCCAAGACCCCCAGTCCCATATCCACAGGAACCGGGAAGGCAACACTATTCCCAGTTTCTTCAACTGGTTCTCAGACCACAGCCTCTTAGAATTCGACAGGATTGCCGAGATTATCAAAGCAGAACTGTGGCCCAATCCCCTCCAATACTACCTGATGGGTGATGGGCCCCGCAGAGGATTTCGAGACCCAGCAAGGCAGCCAGTGGAGAGTTCCAGGACCTTCAGGTTCCAGTCCGGCTAA